The proteins below are encoded in one region of Bosea sp. BIWAKO-01:
- the greA gene encoding transcription elongation factor GreA, translating into MDKVPMTVGGFAALEVELKQRQQVERQRIIAAISEARALGDLSENAEYHAAKEAQSLNEGRILELESLIGRADIIDVTKLGGDTIKFGATVQLIDDDTEEAKIYQIVGEPESDVRSGKVSIGSPIARALIGKKVGDSVQVNTPGGGKSYEVVSVSFR; encoded by the coding sequence ATGGATAAGGTTCCTATGACGGTGGGCGGATTTGCCGCCCTCGAGGTCGAGCTGAAGCAACGCCAGCAGGTCGAACGTCAACGCATCATCGCTGCGATATCGGAAGCGCGCGCACTTGGCGACCTCTCCGAGAATGCCGAGTATCATGCGGCCAAGGAGGCACAGTCCCTCAATGAAGGCAGAATCCTGGAGCTCGAATCGCTGATCGGGCGGGCAGACATCATCGATGTCACCAAGCTCGGTGGCGACACGATCAAATTCGGCGCGACCGTCCAACTGATCGACGACGACACCGAGGAAGCCAAGATCTATCAGATCGTCGGCGAGCCGGAATCCGATGTCCGTTCCGGCAAGGTCTCGATCGGCTCGCCGATCGCGCGCGCTCTGATCGGCAAGAAGGTCGGCGATTCCGTGCAGGTCAATACGCCGGGCGGCGGCAAGTCCTACGAAGTCGTGAGCGTCAGCTTCCGCTGA
- the carB gene encoding carbamoyl-phosphate synthase large subunit, whose product MPKRTDIKTILIIGAGPIIIGQACEFDYSGTQACKTLKAEGYRIVLVNSNPATIMTDPDLADATYVEPITPEIVAKIIEKERNVLPGGFALLPTMGGQTALNCALSLKKMGVLEKFDVEMIGATAEAIDKAEDRELFREAMTKIGLDTPRSHHVRTLGQALEALEDIGLPAIIRPSFTMGGTGGGIAYNKGEFIEICERGMDASPTSEVLIEESVLGWKEYEMEVVRDKADNCIIVCSIENIDPMGVHTGDSITIAPALTLTDKEYQIMRDASLAVLREIGVETGGSNVQFAVDPATGRMIVIEMNPRVSRSSALASKATGFPIAKVAARLAVGYTLDEIENDITGGATPASFEPTIDYVVTKIPRFAFEKFPGAEPTLTTAMKSVGEAMAIGRTFQESLQKALRSLETGLDGLDEIEIEGLGQGDDKNAIKAALSSPTPDRLLQVAQAMRFGFTDEQIHESCKIDPWFLAQMRGLVETEDKVRKHGLPTTPGAFRQIKAMGFSDKRLAALANLTEAEVTQRRHALEVRPVFKRIDTCAAEFASPTAYMYSTYAMPFAGTLADEANPSDRKKVVILGGGPNRIGQGIEFDYCCCHACYALRDAGYETIMVNCNPETVSTDYDTSDRLYFEPLTAEDVLEILETEKRSGTLHGVIVQFGGQTPLKLANALEEAGIPILGTSPDMIDLAEDRDRFKRLLDKLHLKQPKNGIAYSVEQARMIAGELGLPFVVRPSYVLGGRAMAIIRDEPQFEDYLLGTLPSLIPSEVKAKYPNDKTGQINTVLGKNPLLFDRYLSDAIEVDVDCLSDGKDAFIAGIMEHIEEAGIHSGDSACSLPPRSLSLATLAELERQTKAMALALDVGGLMNVQYAIKDGVIYVLEVNPRASRTVPFVAKVIGEPIAKIAARIMAGESLASFGLKPAALTHVGVKEAVFPFARFPGVDVLLGPEMRSTGEVIGLDRSFDIAFAKSQLGAGSKVPIKGTVFVSVRDADKPRIVPSMRILSDLGFRILATGGTLRLLQEEGIPAAKINKVLEGRPHVVDAIKNGEIQLVFNTTDGPQALADSRSLRRTALLHKVPYYTTLAGAIAAAEGIKAYCSGDLEVRSLQSYFVRAA is encoded by the coding sequence ATGCCCAAGCGCACAGACATCAAGACGATCCTCATCATCGGCGCCGGCCCGATCATTATCGGCCAGGCCTGCGAGTTCGACTATTCCGGAACCCAGGCCTGCAAGACACTGAAGGCCGAGGGCTACCGCATCGTCCTGGTCAATTCGAATCCGGCCACGATCATGACGGACCCGGATCTCGCGGATGCGACCTATGTCGAGCCGATCACGCCCGAGATCGTCGCCAAGATCATCGAGAAGGAGCGCAACGTCCTGCCCGGCGGCTTTGCGCTGCTGCCGACCATGGGCGGCCAGACGGCGCTGAACTGCGCGCTTTCGCTGAAGAAAATGGGCGTGCTCGAGAAATTCGACGTCGAGATGATCGGTGCCACCGCCGAAGCCATCGACAAGGCCGAGGATCGCGAGCTGTTTCGCGAGGCGATGACCAAGATCGGTCTCGATACGCCGCGCTCGCACCATGTCAGAACGCTCGGCCAGGCCCTCGAGGCGCTTGAGGACATCGGTCTGCCGGCGATCATCCGCCCCTCCTTCACTATGGGCGGAACAGGCGGCGGCATCGCCTACAACAAGGGCGAATTCATCGAGATCTGCGAGCGCGGCATGGACGCTTCGCCGACCAGCGAAGTGCTGATCGAAGAGAGCGTGCTCGGCTGGAAGGAGTACGAGATGGAGGTCGTCCGCGACAAGGCGGACAACTGCATCATCGTCTGCTCGATCGAGAACATCGATCCGATGGGCGTCCATACCGGTGATTCGATCACCATCGCCCCGGCGCTCACGCTGACGGACAAGGAATACCAGATCATGCGCGACGCCTCGCTGGCGGTGCTGCGCGAGATCGGCGTCGAGACTGGTGGCTCGAACGTGCAGTTCGCGGTCGATCCTGCCACTGGCCGGATGATCGTCATTGAGATGAATCCGCGCGTTTCGCGCTCCTCAGCGCTGGCGTCGAAGGCCACCGGCTTCCCGATCGCCAAGGTCGCCGCGCGGCTTGCCGTCGGCTACACGCTCGACGAAATCGAGAACGACATCACCGGCGGCGCGACCCCGGCCTCGTTCGAGCCGACGATCGACTATGTCGTCACCAAGATCCCGCGGTTCGCCTTCGAGAAATTCCCCGGCGCCGAACCGACCCTGACGACCGCGATGAAGTCGGTCGGCGAGGCCATGGCGATCGGCCGCACCTTCCAGGAATCGCTGCAGAAGGCGCTGCGCTCGCTGGAGACCGGGCTCGACGGCCTCGATGAGATCGAGATCGAGGGTCTGGGCCAGGGCGACGACAAGAACGCGATCAAGGCTGCGCTCTCCTCGCCGACGCCCGACCGCCTGCTGCAGGTGGCTCAGGCGATGCGCTTCGGCTTCACCGACGAGCAGATCCACGAAAGCTGCAAGATCGATCCCTGGTTCCTCGCGCAGATGCGTGGGTTGGTCGAGACCGAGGACAAGGTGCGCAAGCACGGCCTGCCGACGACGCCCGGCGCCTTCCGCCAGATCAAGGCGATGGGCTTCTCGGACAAGCGCCTCGCCGCGCTCGCGAACCTGACCGAGGCCGAGGTGACCCAGCGCCGGCATGCGCTCGAAGTGCGTCCGGTCTTCAAGCGGATCGACACCTGCGCCGCCGAGTTCGCCTCGCCGACCGCCTATATGTACTCGACCTATGCCATGCCCTTCGCCGGCACGCTGGCTGACGAGGCCAACCCCTCCGACCGCAAGAAGGTGGTCATCCTCGGCGGCGGCCCGAACCGCATCGGCCAGGGCATCGAGTTCGACTATTGCTGCTGCCATGCCTGCTACGCGCTGCGTGATGCCGGCTATGAGACCATCATGGTCAACTGCAACCCGGAGACGGTTTCGACCGACTACGACACCTCCGACCGGCTCTATTTCGAACCATTGACCGCAGAGGACGTGCTCGAGATCCTCGAGACCGAGAAGCGCAGCGGCACTCTGCATGGCGTCATCGTCCAGTTCGGCGGCCAGACCCCGTTGAAGCTGGCGAATGCGCTCGAAGAGGCCGGCATCCCGATCCTCGGCACCTCGCCCGACATGATCGACCTCGCCGAGGACCGCGACCGCTTCAAGCGCCTGCTCGACAAGCTGCATCTTAAGCAGCCCAAGAACGGCATCGCCTATTCCGTCGAACAGGCACGCATGATCGCGGGCGAACTCGGCCTGCCCTTCGTCGTGCGTCCGTCCTATGTGCTCGGCGGTCGTGCCATGGCGATCATCCGCGACGAGCCGCAGTTCGAGGACTATCTGCTCGGCACGCTTCCGAGCCTGATCCCGTCCGAGGTGAAGGCGAAATACCCGAACGACAAGACCGGCCAGATCAACACGGTGCTCGGCAAGAACCCACTGCTGTTCGACCGCTACCTCTCGGACGCGATCGAGGTCGATGTCGACTGCCTCAGCGACGGCAAGGACGCCTTCATCGCCGGCATCATGGAGCATATCGAAGAGGCTGGGATCCACTCGGGCGATTCGGCCTGCTCTCTTCCGCCCCGTTCGCTCTCGCTGGCGACCCTCGCGGAACTCGAGCGTCAGACCAAGGCCATGGCGCTGGCGCTCGATGTCGGTGGGCTGATGAACGTGCAATACGCCATCAAGGACGGCGTCATCTACGTCCTCGAGGTCAACCCGCGCGCCTCGCGCACCGTGCCCTTCGTCGCCAAGGTCATCGGCGAGCCGATCGCCAAGATTGCCGCGCGCATCATGGCGGGCGAGAGCCTCGCGAGCTTCGGGCTGAAGCCCGCTGCTCTGACCCATGTCGGCGTCAAGGAAGCGGTCTTCCCCTTCGCGCGCTTCCCCGGCGTCGACGTGCTGCTCGGTCCGGAGATGCGCTCGACCGGCGAGGTCATCGGCCTCGACCGTTCCTTCGACATCGCCTTCGCCAAGAGCCAGCTCGGTGCCGGCTCCAAGGTGCCGATCAAGGGGACTGTGTTCGTCTCGGTGCGCGACGCGGACAAGCCGCGCATCGTGCCCTCCATGCGCATCCTGTCCGATCTCGGCTTCCGCATCCTTGCCACCGGTGGAACGCTGCGCCTGCTGCAGGAGGAAGGCATTCCGGCCGCCAAGATCAACAAGGTTCTGGAGGGCCGGCCGCACGTCGTCGACGCCATCAAGAACGGCGAGATCCAGCTCGTCTTCAACACGACTGACGGCCCACAGGCACTCGCGGATTCACGCTCGCTGCGCCGCACGGCCCTCTTGCACAAGGTGCCCTATTATACCACCTTGGCCGGAGCGATCGCGGCTGCCGAGGGCATCAAGGCCTATTGCAGCGGCGATCTCGAAGTACGATCGCTGCAATCCTACTTCGTCCGCGCCGCCTGA